In Phragmites australis chromosome 16, lpPhrAust1.1, whole genome shotgun sequence, one DNA window encodes the following:
- the LOC133895903 gene encoding LOW QUALITY PROTEIN: F-box protein SKIP1-like (The sequence of the model RefSeq protein was modified relative to this genomic sequence to represent the inferred CDS: substituted 1 base at 1 genomic stop codon), with the protein MPTSEAAMAGEEQDWSELTPVCLAEAFSRLALEDLWRGAMACCRSWRDAARSRPGLFEVLDLESGFEMTVGADAAAWWTPAFQRRVDAMLRSAAALAAGELREIRVRHCSDDALAFAAERSKKLSILSIKASPGVTDXSMTAVGACCPMLTELDISNCYEVSYKSLEVIGQSCQNLTVLRRNIFNWIDPSEHVGIVPEDYLRECPQDGDREAIAISKFMPKLKHLELRFSKLTAVGLNSIPGGCKELEVLDLFGCANLTSRGIDQAAANLKNLEKLVKPNIYIPRSSFHMRRYGHWQLYDERFQTSVFRI; encoded by the exons ATGCCGACCAGCGAGGCGGCGATGGCGGGGGAGGAGCAGGACTGGTCGGAGCTGACGCCGGTGTGCCTGGCGGAGGCGTTCTCGCGGCTGGCACTGGAGGACCTGTGGCGCGGTGCCATGGCGTGCTGCCGCTCCTGGCGGGACGCCGCGCGCTCCCGCCCGGGTCTCTTCGAGGTACTCGACCTCGAGTCTGGGTTCGAGATGACCGTcggcgccgacgccgccgcgTGGTGGACGCCCGCATTCCAGCGCCGCGTCGACGCCATGCTCCGCTCagccgccgcgctcgccgcggGGGAGCTCCGCGAGATCCGGGTGCGGCACTGCTCCGATGACGCGTTGGCTTTCGCCGCCGAGAG GTCTAAAAAACTCAGTATACTTTCCATCAAAGCTAGCCCTGGTGTAACTGATTGATCAATGACTGCTGTTGGAGCATGCTGCCCTATGCTTACAGAATTGGACATCAGCAACTGCTATGAGGTTTCATACAAGTCACTAGAGGTGATTGGTCAGAGCTGCCAGAACCTCACGGTCCTCAGGCGGAACATATTCAACTGGATCGACCCATCCGAGCATGTTGGCATAGTTCCTGAGGATTATCTAAGAGAATGTCCCCAGGATGGTGACAGGGAAGCCATCGCAATATCCAAGTTCATGCCAAAGCTGAAACATCTTGAGCTAAGGTTCTCAAAGCTAACTGCTGTTGGCCTCAACTCAATCCCAGGAGGATGCAAGGAACTGGAGGTTCTGGACCTATTTGGCTGTGCAAATTTGACAAGCAGAGGAATAGATCAGGCTGCTGCTAACCTGAAGAATCTGGAGAAGCTAGTGAAGCCCAACATCTACATACCTAGGTCCTCCTTCCACATGAGGAGGTACGGGCACTGGCAGTTATACGACGAAAGGTTCCAGACTAGTGTATTTCGGATATAA
- the LOC133895904 gene encoding uncharacterized protein LOC133895904, translated as MKKGILSLFLLTLASQGSWCAAERSPRISADRRVRPRLQVQELYGKKDLEIQSPRKLGHGQSLTQHEASAVEMKHPRRMAIGHRGGSVGGGGTSVGGGGGSAARPHNTKNGAAALLVPATTSFLTLAFTCGVVLSAFSF; from the exons atgaagaaaggcatcctttctctcttcctcctcaccCTTGCTTCCCAGGGCTCATGGTGTGCAGCTGAGAGGAGCCCTAGGATCTCTGCTGATCGTCGTGTCAGGCCTCGTCTCCAGGTGCAAGAATTGTATG GCAAGAAGGATCTAGAGATCCAGAGCCCCAGGAAGCTTGGGCATGGGCAGAGCCTCACCCAGCATGAGGCGAGCGCAGTGGAGATGAAGCATCCCAGGAGGATGGCCATAGGGCACAGGGGAGGCAGcgtcggcggtggcggcacaaGCGTAGGTGGGGGCGGGGGTTCCGCGGCGAGGCCTCACAACACGAAGAACGGTGCGGCGGCGCTGTTGGTGCCGGCGACGACATCCTTCCTGACGCTTGCTTTCACCTGTGGCGTTGTTCTTTCAGCCTTCAGCTTTTGA